Proteins co-encoded in one Rhodococcus sp. PAMC28707 genomic window:
- a CDS encoding quinone-dependent dihydroorotate dehydrogenase gives MYSALLRLMFLLQPERIHHLAFATMRTLTSFAPTRKLLSQVFVVDDPLLRSTVFGVNFPSPLGLAAGFDKNADGVDAWGPLGFGFAEVGTVTAQPQPGNPTPRLFRLPADRALINRMGFNNHGAGNAANVLRNRRGGVPIGANIGKTKVTLPADAAADYTTSATLLGPLSDFLVVNVSSPNTPGLRDLQAVASLRPILEAVQSVVTVPILVKIAPDLSDEDIDAIADLAVELGLDGIVATNTTIDRSGLCTSAEEVEAVGAGGLSGAPLADRSLVVLRRLYARVGTRIALISVGGIESVDQAWERITSGASLIQGYTGFIYGGPFWMRRINKGIALRLRAHGFTSLSDAVGSDHRSS, from the coding sequence TTGTACAGCGCACTGCTTCGGTTGATGTTTTTGCTGCAGCCGGAGCGGATTCACCATCTCGCGTTCGCGACCATGCGCACGCTGACCTCCTTTGCTCCGACGAGGAAGCTTCTATCGCAGGTATTCGTGGTCGACGATCCACTACTTCGAAGCACAGTTTTCGGGGTGAACTTCCCCAGTCCGCTCGGTCTTGCTGCAGGCTTCGACAAGAACGCCGACGGCGTGGATGCCTGGGGGCCACTGGGCTTCGGGTTCGCCGAGGTAGGCACGGTCACCGCACAACCCCAGCCCGGTAATCCGACTCCCAGGCTCTTCCGGCTGCCTGCGGACCGCGCTCTGATCAACCGAATGGGCTTCAACAACCACGGCGCCGGCAACGCCGCCAACGTACTGAGGAACCGCCGAGGCGGTGTACCGATCGGCGCGAACATCGGGAAGACCAAGGTCACGCTCCCCGCCGACGCTGCTGCCGACTACACCACAAGCGCAACGCTTCTCGGGCCGCTGTCCGACTTCTTGGTGGTGAACGTCAGCTCACCGAACACACCGGGCTTGCGGGATCTTCAGGCTGTCGCGTCTCTACGTCCCATCCTCGAGGCGGTGCAAAGTGTCGTCACGGTTCCCATCCTGGTGAAGATCGCACCCGATCTGTCCGATGAGGACATAGACGCCATCGCCGACCTTGCTGTCGAGTTGGGACTGGACGGTATCGTCGCGACCAATACGACGATCGACAGGTCGGGGCTGTGCACTTCGGCCGAAGAAGTCGAGGCGGTCGGCGCCGGCGGATTGTCGGGGGCACCGTTGGCAGACCGCTCGCTCGTGGTTCTGCGAAGGCTGTACGCCCGAGTGGGGACACGCATTGCCCTCATCTCGGTCGGTGGGATCGAGTCGGTGGATCAAGCGTGGGAGCGCATCACCTCGGGCGCGTCACTGATCCAGGGTTACACCGGTTTCATCTACGGGGGCCCGTTCTGGATGCGTCGAATCAACAAAGGCATTGCCCTCCGATTGAGAGCGCACGGGTTTACGTCACTGTCGGACGCGGTCGGATCGGACCACCGCAGCAGCTGA
- a CDS encoding rhomboid-like protein, which produces MDGSVSSRPRRYVRAAGFYVRRAPGTFVWLAILLATSVTMRYLSPDTLDVLLGNRSTNLHHLAQDPVRVLVSSAFWLEGGGWLTYFVLYNVFHVPAERWLGTLRWLSVVVVAHVGATYVSEGVLYWAIRHGYTPGSAVDTLDVGVSYGLAGVIAVLTYRIALPWRYLYIAGVLVFYAVPLSVDLNFTAVGHFTAVVLGLCCYPLTRSRGGVWSPIEAVRRVS; this is translated from the coding sequence ATGGATGGATCGGTTTCCTCGCGCCCTCGGAGGTATGTGCGTGCTGCCGGATTCTATGTCCGCCGGGCGCCGGGCACCTTCGTCTGGCTAGCGATTCTGCTGGCGACGTCGGTAACGATGAGGTATTTGTCGCCGGACACTCTCGATGTGTTGTTGGGCAATCGGTCCACCAACCTGCATCACCTTGCCCAAGACCCGGTTCGGGTTCTGGTCTCGAGCGCGTTCTGGCTCGAGGGTGGCGGATGGCTTACCTACTTTGTCCTGTACAACGTTTTTCATGTGCCGGCGGAGCGGTGGCTGGGGACCCTGCGCTGGTTGTCCGTCGTCGTTGTCGCCCACGTCGGCGCTACCTATGTGAGCGAAGGAGTGCTGTACTGGGCGATCCGACACGGCTATACACCCGGGTCGGCGGTCGACACACTCGACGTAGGTGTCAGCTACGGACTCGCAGGAGTGATAGCGGTACTGACCTACCGGATCGCCCTCCCTTGGCGGTACTTGTATATCGCTGGCGTATTGGTTTTCTATGCAGTTCCGCTGTCCGTCGATTTGAACTTCACCGCGGTCGGTCACTTCACTGCGGTGGTTCTGGGACTGTGCTGCTACCCGCTCACCAGATCACGCGGCGGCGTTTGGTCACCGATCGAGGCCGTTCGACGCGTGAGCTGA